In a genomic window of Halobiforma lacisalsi AJ5:
- a CDS encoding sulfite exporter TauE/SafE family protein, whose amino-acid sequence MDPLTFLGIDVALFFVIGLLAGAHCIGMCGPLVTVYASHMDGGSARADGAGRGTGAGAASNRGRAGHLTTYEVRQHALFNLGRTASYTLLGALFGTLGSLVYLTTAELTSIVDLARGAIGLVVGAFVIATGVYYLLGRTTGGIQVPGLERVTGWLTARVERLANGPGIVGLGAMHGLLPCPVLYPAFLYAFATGSTVGGALALAALGLGTVPAVFAYGTVIDAVDVAHRRRVHRLLGVAFVALGYVLFAHGLMALGIHVPHPQLPFYDGIEAAGTGLEGAGGHDGH is encoded by the coding sequence ATGGACCCACTCACCTTCCTCGGCATCGACGTGGCGCTGTTTTTCGTCATCGGGCTACTGGCCGGCGCACACTGTATCGGCATGTGTGGCCCGCTCGTGACCGTGTATGCAAGCCACATGGACGGCGGGTCGGCGCGGGCCGACGGTGCCGGTCGAGGGACGGGGGCCGGGGCGGCCTCGAACCGCGGCCGGGCCGGCCACCTCACGACTTACGAGGTCCGACAGCACGCCCTGTTCAACCTCGGCCGGACCGCGAGTTACACGCTGCTTGGCGCGCTCTTCGGAACGCTCGGGAGCCTCGTCTACCTGACGACGGCCGAACTCACCTCGATCGTCGACCTCGCGCGGGGCGCCATTGGCCTCGTCGTCGGTGCGTTCGTGATCGCGACCGGCGTCTACTACCTGCTGGGTCGGACGACCGGCGGCATCCAGGTACCTGGCCTCGAGCGCGTGACCGGCTGGCTCACGGCTCGCGTCGAACGGCTCGCGAACGGACCCGGGATCGTCGGCCTGGGGGCGATGCACGGGCTGCTCCCCTGTCCGGTGCTGTACCCCGCGTTCCTCTATGCCTTTGCGACCGGCTCGACGGTCGGTGGCGCGCTCGCGCTGGCCGCGCTGGGGCTCGGGACGGTGCCGGCGGTGTTCGCCTACGGGACCGTCATCGACGCGGTCGACGTCGCACACCGCCGGCGCGTCCACCGACTGCTCGGCGTGGCGTTCGTCGCCCTCGGCTACGTCCTGTTCGCTCACGGACTGATGGCGCTGGGCATCCACGTTCCGCACCCACAACTGCCGTTCTACGACGGAATCGAGGCGGCCGGGACCGGACTCGAGGGGGCGGGCGGCCACGACGGACACTGA
- a CDS encoding RNA-guided endonuclease TnpB family protein: protein MVTVTVTTKFHNPSLSRRKEWQRASRLYRDTKQFCINGWENGDFGKSVTTASIDNDLYSAIQNQAIREAKSDHNKDGEVRYRESQPFAVNNQNWELDTTENGTVVVGFPCVSQWWYTPIEVYDDIADPVGRLVEDDAKKTRLQVYRRSDDWYCTFNIKYDAETSGETPIGVDIGERHILAVTAYGEDESMLVSGGEAKYVRRKYRSLRDSLSEAGALRARNRVGDKEQRRIKDLNHKLSRRLITFAEQFENPVIRMEDLEGIRENNPWSGVHTWHFHQLQQFITYKAERAGIRVEKVDAYHTSRQCSACGSMGTRDGDHFSCSECGRGRHADLNASENIAQREGEPCTA, encoded by the coding sequence ATGGTCACGGTGACTGTCACCACGAAGTTCCACAACCCATCCCTCTCACGGCGGAAAGAGTGGCAACGCGCCTCTCGACTCTACCGTGATACCAAGCAGTTCTGCATCAACGGATGGGAAAACGGCGACTTCGGCAAGTCCGTGACCACGGCCAGCATCGACAACGATCTCTATTCGGCCATCCAGAACCAAGCCATCCGAGAGGCGAAATCCGACCACAACAAGGACGGAGAGGTTCGCTACCGAGAGAGTCAGCCATTCGCCGTCAACAACCAGAACTGGGAACTTGACACGACCGAGAACGGCACGGTCGTCGTCGGCTTCCCGTGCGTCTCTCAATGGTGGTACACGCCTATCGAAGTGTATGATGACATTGCCGACCCTGTAGGCCGACTGGTTGAAGATGATGCAAAGAAGACACGGCTACAGGTGTACCGCCGTAGTGACGACTGGTACTGTACGTTCAACATTAAATACGACGCCGAGACGTCGGGCGAGACGCCCATCGGTGTCGATATTGGCGAACGGCACATCCTCGCTGTGACTGCCTACGGTGAAGACGAGTCGATGTTGGTGTCTGGTGGTGAGGCGAAGTACGTTCGACGCAAATATCGTTCCCTACGTGATTCGCTTTCGGAAGCGGGTGCGCTTCGCGCACGTAACCGTGTGGGTGACAAAGAACAGCGTCGAATCAAGGACTTGAACCACAAACTCTCCCGTCGCCTCATCACATTCGCGGAACAGTTCGAGAACCCCGTCATTCGGATGGAAGACCTCGAAGGTATCCGTGAGAATAATCCGTGGTCAGGTGTTCACACGTGGCACTTCCATCAACTCCAACAATTCATCACGTACAAGGCTGAACGTGCTGGTATCCGCGTCGAAAAGGTCGATGCGTACCATACCAGTCGGCAGTGTTCGGCGTGTGGTTCGATGGGAACCCGTGATGGCGACCACTTTTCGTGTTCGGAGTGCGGCCGAGGACGCCACGCCGACCTGAACGCTTCGGAGAATATCGCACAACGGGAGGGTGAACCATGCACGGCCTAA
- a CDS encoding pyridoxamine 5'-phosphate oxidase family protein — MDDVEYVYTTGVPEDELEELLDEQGHGTLALADGNDAYAVPLNYHYDGSRFVIRMSDEPGSTKVEYAETTDTATFVVYEFDEETTSSWSVVIRGRIDCLPQEEQDEYTDTRLNELFPPFRLFDEAVPEVEMVLYELEPIEITGRRTVE; from the coding sequence ATGGACGACGTCGAATACGTGTACACGACGGGTGTTCCCGAGGACGAACTCGAGGAGCTACTGGACGAGCAGGGTCACGGGACGCTGGCGCTTGCGGACGGCAACGATGCGTACGCGGTCCCGTTGAACTACCACTACGACGGTTCGCGGTTCGTCATTCGGATGAGCGACGAGCCGGGAAGTACGAAAGTCGAGTACGCCGAAACGACCGACACCGCGACGTTCGTCGTCTACGAGTTCGACGAGGAGACGACGTCCTCCTGGAGCGTCGTGATTCGGGGACGGATCGATTGCCTCCCGCAGGAGGAACAGGACGAGTACACCGACACACGGCTCAACGAACTGTTCCCGCCGTTCCGACTCTTCGACGAAGCCGTTCCCGAGGTCGAGATGGTGCTGTACGAACTCGAGCCGATCGAAATCACGGGACGACGGACGGTCGAGTGA
- a CDS encoding DUF2150 family protein has product MSNPPTEFYSEERWQNWIDRIKDEDIDPEDEDSARLLLNLQDDTAIAIAKIVAAYDDGELDQEEALEEIDDVREIVLDEIDIEDEEKLILVDGVQTSLVCVFFAAEEYVANGPADEGTVGEYLSAAADAEAEEDLDAALGFAAQAGTLIIDGEELDMEMAEDLEYGLVTEWINGLDSLQSAMSDPEVVEEEDE; this is encoded by the coding sequence ATGAGCAATCCCCCGACCGAGTTCTACTCGGAGGAACGCTGGCAGAACTGGATCGACCGCATCAAAGACGAAGACATCGATCCGGAGGACGAAGACTCGGCCCGACTCCTGCTGAACCTGCAGGACGACACCGCGATCGCGATCGCGAAGATCGTCGCCGCGTACGACGACGGGGAACTCGATCAGGAGGAAGCGCTCGAGGAGATCGACGACGTCCGCGAGATCGTCCTCGACGAGATCGACATCGAGGACGAGGAGAAGCTCATTCTCGTCGACGGCGTCCAGACGAGTCTCGTCTGCGTCTTCTTCGCCGCCGAGGAGTACGTCGCGAACGGCCCCGCCGACGAGGGCACGGTCGGGGAATACCTGAGCGCCGCCGCCGACGCTGAGGCGGAAGAGGATCTCGACGCCGCGCTCGGCTTCGCCGCGCAGGCAGGGACGCTCATCATCGACGGCGAGGAACTCGACATGGAGATGGCCGAAGACCTCGAGTACGGCCTCGTCACGGAGTGGATCAACGGGCTGGACTCGCTCCAGAGCGCGATGAGCGATCCGGAAGTGGTCGAAGAAGAAGACGAATAA
- a CDS encoding TatD family hydrolase: protein MIDETPVLDNHLHLDPDNHRGIDAVEDFARLGGTHLLVVNKPSWHLGVEADAGEDFRPVFERTIDIVEEASEVLEGRAWPVLGVHPGLISRLVDERGYSPDEAREIMHAGIDVAAEYVADGEALALKSGRPHYDVDDAVWEASNAVMRHAFEHGGDLGCAVQLHTEASEDLTEVAEWAEEAGMERQRVVKHYAAGRLEGPTPSVMSDKERLERAAERSEPFLMETDYVDDPDRPGAVLGPKTVPRRVRWLLEEGHDAAVRNAHVETPARVYGIDTEATLE, encoded by the coding sequence ATGATCGACGAGACCCCGGTCCTGGACAACCACCTCCACCTCGATCCGGACAACCACCGCGGGATCGACGCCGTCGAGGACTTCGCCCGGCTCGGCGGGACTCACCTGCTCGTGGTCAACAAACCGTCCTGGCACCTCGGCGTGGAGGCCGACGCGGGCGAGGACTTCCGACCGGTCTTCGAGCGGACGATCGATATCGTCGAGGAGGCCTCGGAGGTCCTCGAGGGACGAGCCTGGCCCGTCCTCGGCGTGCACCCGGGGCTGATCTCGCGGCTGGTCGACGAGCGTGGGTACAGCCCGGACGAGGCCCGCGAGATCATGCACGCCGGGATCGACGTCGCGGCGGAGTACGTCGCCGACGGCGAGGCACTGGCGCTGAAGTCCGGCCGGCCTCACTACGACGTCGACGACGCCGTCTGGGAAGCGTCCAACGCCGTCATGCGCCACGCGTTCGAACACGGTGGCGACCTGGGCTGTGCGGTACAACTGCATACGGAGGCCAGCGAGGACCTCACCGAGGTCGCCGAGTGGGCGGAGGAGGCCGGGATGGAGCGCCAACGGGTCGTCAAACACTACGCCGCCGGCCGACTCGAGGGCCCGACCCCGAGCGTCATGAGCGACAAGGAGCGCCTCGAGCGGGCGGCCGAGCGCAGCGAGCCGTTCCTGATGGAGACCGACTACGTGGACGATCCCGACCGACCGGGGGCCGTCCTGGGCCCGAAGACCGTTCCTCGACGGGTCCGGTGGCTGCTCGAGGAGGGACACGACGCGGCCGTCCGGAACGCCCACGTCGAGACGCCCGCACGCGTCTATGGGATCGATACCGAGGCGACGCTCGAGTAG
- the hmgB gene encoding hydroxymethylglutaryl-CoA synthase: MTAVGIDAIEIWTGNLKLDLPGTFAPQKGEDPEKYTKGLGLHASSFPDSYEDIVTMGANAAHRLMERKGLEPDDIGRIDVATESAFDNSKPVSTYVAGCLEQVFEGDFHHANKGERKFACIAGTQSLDDAYNWIKAGRNRGRGALVIATDTALYARGDAGEATQGAGAVAMYIDEDPDLVELSAEQGYGSADETDFLKPNQQFPSVDGKRSVQVYLARMREALEDYEQVAGDVHPDDFAYAPFHTPFPGMVRKAALLAYRHVIRDTSIEDELADEIGRQPRPEAFDDDEAYHDALRDYMDSLKETDRYQEWYDATIDPTLSISRNVGNWYTGSVHVARISALKQALEDGRDMTGETLLVGSYGSGAQAEIHAETVQSGWEDEIEALNVDEQLEERYDLEWADYEEIHDAHNHDVDSDVEEFTTPESEFVFDGWGRMGERKYRYVD, translated from the coding sequence ATGACCGCAGTCGGTATCGACGCCATCGAGATCTGGACCGGGAATCTCAAACTCGACCTGCCCGGCACGTTCGCCCCGCAGAAGGGCGAAGACCCCGAAAAGTACACGAAAGGTCTCGGCCTCCACGCCAGTTCCTTCCCCGATAGCTACGAGGACATCGTCACGATGGGCGCGAACGCCGCCCACCGGCTGATGGAACGGAAGGGCCTCGAGCCCGACGATATCGGCCGCATCGACGTCGCGACCGAGAGCGCCTTCGACAACTCGAAGCCGGTTTCGACGTACGTCGCTGGCTGCCTCGAGCAGGTCTTCGAGGGTGACTTCCATCACGCGAACAAGGGCGAGCGGAAGTTCGCCTGTATCGCGGGGACCCAGAGCTTGGACGACGCGTACAACTGGATCAAGGCCGGCCGGAACCGGGGCCGCGGTGCCCTGGTGATCGCCACCGACACGGCCCTGTACGCCCGCGGCGACGCGGGCGAGGCGACCCAGGGTGCCGGAGCCGTCGCGATGTACATCGACGAGGATCCGGACCTGGTCGAGCTCTCCGCCGAGCAGGGGTACGGCTCCGCCGACGAGACCGACTTCCTCAAGCCCAACCAGCAGTTCCCCTCGGTGGACGGCAAGCGTTCGGTGCAGGTGTACCTCGCACGCATGCGCGAGGCGCTCGAGGACTACGAACAGGTTGCGGGCGACGTCCACCCGGACGACTTCGCGTACGCGCCGTTCCACACGCCGTTCCCCGGAATGGTCCGGAAGGCCGCGTTGCTCGCCTATCGACACGTCATCCGTGACACGAGCATCGAGGACGAACTCGCCGACGAGATCGGTCGCCAACCCCGTCCCGAGGCGTTCGACGACGACGAGGCGTACCACGACGCACTGCGGGACTACATGGACTCGCTCAAGGAGACCGACCGCTACCAGGAGTGGTACGACGCCACGATCGATCCGACGCTGTCGATCTCCCGGAACGTCGGGAACTGGTACACCGGCTCCGTCCACGTCGCCCGCATCAGCGCCCTCAAGCAGGCACTCGAGGACGGCCGTGACATGACCGGCGAGACGCTGCTGGTCGGCTCCTACGGGAGCGGCGCGCAGGCGGAGATCCACGCGGAGACGGTCCAGAGCGGCTGGGAAGACGAGATCGAGGCCCTGAACGTCGACGAACAGCTCGAGGAACGGTACGACCTCGAGTGGGCGGATTACGAGGAGATCCACGACGCCCACAACCACGACGTCGACTCCGACGTCGAGGAGTTCACGACGCCCGAGTCGGAGTTCGTCTTCGACGGCTGGGGTCGAATGGGCGAACGGAAGTATCGATACGTCGATTGA
- a CDS encoding COG1361 family protein: protein MRRGDDRAVTVQIGAVLLLAILMTALAMYQLNVVPAENQQVEYDHNQQIQNELQELRNGLVNTAERENGFHSSAVTLGTRYPTRTFTMNPSNPSGTLGTSKTGSISFENIGDDDIVGSYDGNPGDLIDEDHETRTILYEPSYNEYTQPPVTRIEHGFAFNEFDGTGVGLTSQPVVDGTDLTIIQVDGDLSTSSSSAVSVDVRLESGPTDPIMIESNGDEEIEIPTQTPDAWNKSIDESNVTIGDYSEERGTLSIELDEDEKYELRMACVVVDGTGDRCGDFDITKETGETPGDGNGTVLPGPRVTELELDPDSVTQGDNVEIDAAFSNLGTTHEQRGGTPIVDAEWIIEKDDPELGDGEDLEPATGNEFSERVEEAEGTIETENLDPGEYNVSVRAQDTRGVWTNESADGLMKTFTVEEDDGDDDPARFQVEITDTNSPINSGETFEVDATVSNVGDEDGTQDIVLEIDGEQEDVAEDIEIDANNEEDLTLQWQTESGDAGENIDAVVSSDDDSEVLDITIEDDVGDPSFGVTDIEPADDVQEFTFTANNLGNADTVTIDISDAENGVEYGDELEIYELEEQDIDTLEYQDGSITFTPQGNPNEDTLTIAISIEERIEFDSYTVGYIDETGRAASDSFDVIESDVPDFATLEATANDNWFFVTFTNSVEFNYEIAELETFEEVEFVVSDGDGTEVDSVTSDDTTGEVSAEFDPQTDPVTAEATIRSTAGNRCLETDIDIGETVTLDDWEELEQCD, encoded by the coding sequence ATGCGTCGGGGGGACGACCGGGCCGTCACGGTCCAGATTGGGGCAGTACTACTGCTCGCGATCCTCATGACCGCGCTCGCGATGTATCAGTTGAACGTCGTTCCCGCGGAAAACCAGCAGGTAGAGTACGATCACAACCAGCAGATCCAAAACGAGTTACAGGAACTGCGAAACGGGCTTGTCAACACCGCCGAACGCGAGAACGGGTTTCACTCGAGCGCGGTGACACTGGGGACGCGGTATCCGACTCGCACGTTCACGATGAACCCGTCGAATCCGAGTGGGACACTCGGGACTTCAAAGACCGGATCGATCAGTTTTGAGAACATTGGGGACGACGATATCGTAGGCTCGTACGACGGAAACCCAGGCGACCTGATCGACGAAGATCACGAGACGAGGACGATTCTGTACGAACCGAGCTATAACGAGTACACTCAACCGCCCGTGACGCGGATCGAGCATGGGTTCGCCTTCAACGAATTCGATGGCACCGGTGTCGGCCTCACGTCCCAACCCGTCGTCGACGGCACTGACCTGACTATCATACAGGTCGACGGTGATCTGTCTACATCCTCGAGCAGTGCCGTCAGCGTAGACGTAAGACTGGAGAGTGGGCCGACCGATCCGATAATGATCGAGTCAAACGGTGATGAGGAGATCGAGATTCCGACGCAAACGCCGGATGCGTGGAACAAGAGCATCGACGAGTCGAACGTGACGATTGGTGACTACTCGGAGGAGAGGGGGACTTTGAGCATCGAACTTGATGAAGACGAGAAGTACGAACTCCGGATGGCGTGTGTCGTCGTCGACGGTACCGGTGACCGCTGTGGTGATTTTGATATCACGAAAGAGACGGGAGAAACACCAGGAGATGGGAACGGGACGGTGCTTCCCGGTCCCAGAGTAACCGAACTCGAACTTGATCCCGATTCGGTAACCCAAGGAGATAATGTCGAAATCGACGCAGCGTTTTCGAACCTGGGAACGACCCACGAGCAGCGCGGTGGTACACCTATCGTCGACGCTGAGTGGATAATCGAAAAAGACGATCCGGAGTTAGGTGATGGCGAAGATCTGGAACCGGCAACGGGTAACGAGTTCAGCGAACGAGTGGAAGAAGCGGAGGGAACGATTGAAACCGAAAATCTTGACCCGGGTGAGTACAATGTAAGCGTCCGCGCCCAGGACACACGCGGTGTCTGGACAAACGAAAGTGCTGACGGACTGATGAAAACCTTCACCGTTGAAGAAGACGACGGTGATGATGATCCAGCCAGATTTCAGGTTGAGATAACTGATACCAACAGCCCAATAAATAGCGGTGAGACTTTCGAGGTGGATGCTACCGTTTCGAACGTCGGGGACGAAGACGGAACGCAGGATATCGTCCTCGAAATCGATGGTGAACAGGAAGACGTTGCTGAAGATATTGAAATTGACGCGAATAATGAAGAGGATCTCACGCTCCAGTGGCAGACAGAATCGGGTGACGCTGGCGAAAATATCGACGCTGTCGTCTCGAGCGACGACGATTCCGAAGTTCTGGATATAACCATAGAAGACGATGTCGGTGATCCATCCTTCGGGGTAACGGATATAGAACCTGCTGACGATGTTCAAGAGTTTACTTTCACTGCCAACAATCTTGGTAACGCTGACACAGTAACTATTGATATCTCAGATGCCGAAAATGGGGTTGAATATGGCGATGAGCTCGAGATATACGAGTTAGAGGAGCAAGATATTGATACTCTTGAATACCAAGATGGGTCGATTACATTTACACCACAAGGGAATCCGAACGAAGACACATTGACGATTGCAATTAGTATCGAAGAGAGAATCGAATTCGACTCGTATACCGTCGGATACATAGACGAAACAGGCAGAGCGGCGAGTGACTCGTTCGATGTTATTGAGTCGGATGTCCCCGATTTCGCAACGCTTGAGGCAACGGCGAACGATAATTGGTTCTTTGTCACCTTTACCAATTCCGTCGAATTCAACTACGAGATTGCGGAATTGGAGACGTTCGAAGAAGTCGAATTCGTCGTCTCTGATGGGGACGGAACTGAGGTGGACTCAGTCACGAGCGACGACACGACCGGTGAGGTTAGCGCGGAGTTCGATCCACAGACCGATCCCGTCACGGCTGAGGCGACGATCCGCTCTACAGCCGGAAATCGATGCCTCGAGACCGATATCGATATCGGTGAAACCGTCACATTAGACGACTGGGAGGAACTCGAGCAGTGCGACTGA
- the bcp gene encoding thioredoxin-dependent thiol peroxidase, with protein sequence MIASVEQGKANRETRVGEERTGTKRNAYNDRRERIPMLDVGDTAPAFELQNQHGETVQRSDFDGQRLVLYFYPRANTDGCTTEAREFEDALEAFEERDTAVVGISDDPVSDLETFADDHDLTFDLLSDENGEVATLYESYGEKRMFGNTFDGVFRNTYVVDPDGRIEAVYEGVSPDGHAEAVLDDFPAFAEP encoded by the coding sequence TTGATCGCGAGCGTCGAACAGGGGAAGGCGAACCGGGAGACGAGGGTGGGCGAAGAACGGACGGGAACGAAACGCAACGCATACAACGACCGTCGCGAACGCATCCCCATGCTCGACGTCGGCGATACCGCACCAGCGTTCGAACTACAGAACCAGCACGGCGAGACGGTCCAGCGATCCGATTTCGACGGCCAGCGCCTCGTCCTCTACTTCTATCCGCGTGCGAACACCGACGGCTGTACGACGGAGGCCCGCGAGTTCGAGGACGCGCTCGAGGCCTTCGAAGAGCGCGATACCGCGGTCGTCGGGATCAGTGACGACCCCGTCTCGGACCTCGAGACGTTCGCCGACGACCACGACCTCACCTTCGACCTGCTCTCGGACGAAAACGGCGAGGTCGCGACGCTGTACGAGTCCTACGGCGAAAAGCGGATGTTCGGCAATACGTTCGACGGCGTCTTCCGCAACACCTACGTCGTCGATCCCGACGGCCGAATCGAGGCGGTCTACGAGGGCGTCTCGCCCGACGGTCACGCCGAAGCAGTGCTGGACGACTTTCCGGCGTTCGCCGAGCCCTGA
- a CDS encoding CDC48 family AAA ATPase produces the protein MKLTVKPLKQKDAGRGLAAIDRVSMRELDLENGDYVVIDGGGDGQAVARVWPGYPEDEGRGIVRIDGRLRQEADVGIDDSVTVEPADVKPAKSVTVALPQNLRIRGDIGPLVRDKLSGQAVTEGQTVPFSLSFGPMASSGQSVPLKIASTSPSGTVVITDSTSIEISETPAEQVSAGGAGASPEGVPEVTYEDIGGLDDELDQVREMIELPMRHPELFQQLGIEPPKGVLLHGPPGTGKTLMAKAVANEIDAHFETISGPEIMSKYYGESEEQLREVFEEAEENAPAIIFIDELDSIAAKREEAGGDVERRVVAQLLSLMDGLEERGRVTVIAATNRIDDIDPALRRGGRFDREIEIGVPDKEGRKEILQVHTRGMPLEEDVDLEHYAANTHGFVGADLESLAREGAMNALRRIRPDLDLESEEIDADVLESLQVTEDDFKEALKGIQPSAMREVFVEVPDITWNDVGGLEDTKERLRETIQWPLDYPEVFEQMDMEAAKGVLMYGPPGTGKTLLAKAVANEAESNFISIKGPELLNKYVGESEKGVREVFEKARSNAPTVIFFDEIDSIAGERGQRQADSGVGERVVSQLLTELDGLEELEDVVVIATTNRPDLIDSALLRPGRLDRHVHVPVPDEEGRKKIFEVHTRDKPLADAVDLDWLAAETEGYVGADIEAVCREASMAASREFINSVDPEEMADTVGNVRISKEHFEHALEEVNPSVTPETRERYEEIEEEFDTAEPAQEEDQLGRTFQ, from the coding sequence ATGAAACTTACCGTTAAACCACTGAAACAGAAGGACGCAGGCCGCGGACTGGCCGCGATCGACCGCGTCTCGATGCGCGAGCTCGATCTCGAGAACGGCGACTACGTCGTGATCGACGGGGGAGGCGACGGCCAGGCCGTCGCCCGCGTTTGGCCGGGGTATCCCGAAGACGAGGGCCGCGGGATCGTCCGCATCGACGGCCGTCTCCGCCAGGAGGCCGACGTCGGCATCGACGACAGCGTCACCGTCGAACCGGCGGACGTCAAACCCGCGAAGTCGGTCACGGTTGCGCTCCCCCAGAACCTCCGTATCCGCGGGGACATCGGCCCGCTCGTCCGTGACAAGCTCTCGGGCCAGGCCGTCACGGAGGGCCAGACGGTCCCGTTCTCGCTGTCGTTCGGCCCGATGGCCAGCTCCGGCCAGTCGGTGCCGCTGAAGATCGCGAGTACCTCGCCGTCCGGCACCGTGGTCATCACGGACTCGACGAGCATCGAGATCTCCGAGACGCCGGCCGAGCAGGTCAGCGCCGGCGGCGCGGGCGCGTCGCCGGAGGGCGTCCCGGAAGTCACCTACGAGGACATCGGCGGCCTGGACGACGAACTCGACCAGGTCCGCGAGATGATCGAGTTGCCGATGCGCCACCCCGAGCTGTTCCAGCAGCTCGGCATCGAGCCGCCAAAGGGCGTCCTCCTGCACGGCCCGCCGGGCACCGGGAAGACGCTCATGGCCAAGGCCGTCGCCAACGAGATCGACGCCCACTTCGAGACGATCTCCGGCCCGGAGATCATGTCGAAGTACTACGGCGAGAGCGAGGAGCAACTCCGCGAGGTCTTCGAAGAGGCCGAGGAGAACGCCCCCGCGATCATCTTCATCGACGAACTCGACTCCATCGCCGCCAAGCGTGAGGAAGCCGGCGGCGACGTCGAACGTCGCGTGGTCGCGCAACTGCTCTCGCTGATGGACGGCCTCGAGGAACGCGGCCGCGTCACGGTTATCGCCGCGACGAACCGCATCGACGACATCGATCCCGCGCTCCGCAGGGGCGGTCGGTTCGACCGCGAGATCGAGATCGGCGTTCCGGACAAGGAAGGCCGCAAGGAGATCCTGCAGGTCCACACCCGCGGGATGCCCCTGGAGGAGGACGTCGACCTCGAGCACTACGCCGCGAACACCCACGGGTTCGTCGGCGCCGACCTCGAGAGTCTCGCTCGCGAGGGGGCGATGAACGCCCTCCGGCGCATTCGTCCGGACCTCGACCTCGAGAGCGAGGAGATCGACGCCGACGTCCTCGAGTCCCTGCAGGTCACCGAGGACGACTTCAAGGAGGCGCTCAAGGGCATCCAGCCATCCGCGATGCGCGAAGTCTTCGTCGAGGTTCCCGACATCACCTGGAACGACGTCGGCGGCCTCGAGGACACCAAAGAGCGACTCCGCGAGACGATCCAGTGGCCGCTCGACTACCCCGAGGTCTTCGAGCAGATGGACATGGAGGCCGCCAAGGGCGTCCTCATGTACGGACCCCCCGGGACGGGGAAGACCCTGCTCGCGAAGGCGGTCGCCAACGAGGCGGAGTCTAACTTCATCTCGATCAAAGGCCCCGAACTGCTGAACAAGTACGTCGGGGAATCCGAGAAGGGCGTCCGCGAGGTCTTCGAGAAGGCCCGCTCGAACGCCCCGACCGTGATCTTCTTCGACGAGATCGACTCCATCGCGGGCGAACGCGGCCAGCGCCAGGCCGACTCCGGCGTCGGTGAACGGGTCGTCTCGCAACTCCTGACCGAGCTGGACGGCCTCGAGGAACTCGAGGACGTCGTCGTCATCGCGACGACGAACCGGCCGGACCTGATCGACAGCGCGCTCCTGCGTCCGGGCCGGCTGGATCGCCACGTCCACGTCCCCGTCCCCGACGAGGAGGGCCGGAAGAAGATCTTCGAGGTCCACACCCGGGACAAGCCGCTCGCGGATGCGGTCGACCTCGACTGGCTGGCCGCGGAGACCGAGGGCTACGTCGGCGCCGACATCGAAGCGGTCTGTCGCGAGGCATCGATGGCCGCCAGCCGCGAGTTCATCAACTCGGTCGACCCCGAGGAGATGGCCGACACCGTCGGAAACGTCCGTATCAGCAAGGAACACTTCGAGCACGCCCTCGAGGAGGTCAACCCGAGCGTGACCCCCGAGACGCGCGAGCGCTACGAGGAGATCGAAGAGGAGTTCGATACGGCCGAACCGGCCCAGGAAGAGGATCAGCTCGGCCGGACGTTCCAGTAA
- a CDS encoding DUF7127 family protein — MNLEQFTGSDGQPARRYEYDDGVVFAVDFGPEFGDAAIDLVDDTVIVVVEEEQYEFELPDGADDAHTFIKNGVLTVELEGEL, encoded by the coding sequence ATGAATCTCGAACAATTCACCGGGAGTGACGGGCAACCGGCCCGCCGGTACGAGTACGACGACGGCGTGGTCTTCGCCGTCGACTTCGGCCCCGAATTCGGGGATGCGGCGATCGATCTCGTCGACGACACCGTCATCGTCGTCGTCGAGGAAGAGCAGTACGAATTCGAGCTTCCCGACGGTGCAGACGACGCGCATACGTTTATCAAAAACGGCGTGCTCACTGTCGAACTGGAGGGCGAGCTATGA